A stretch of the Aphis gossypii isolate Hap1 chromosome 2, ASM2018417v2, whole genome shotgun sequence genome encodes the following:
- the LOC114120396 gene encoding transcription termination factor 3, mitochondrial — protein sequence MILFKRVLSSKIIKQKQFFRCFCSSDNTLETIKSNSIQLPKEYNAIPLEPNVTNFSTISPALLPTFNLAAYVNESHSLQQLVKLGVEIYKFDNNPNLMEMILKLDFERDMKPYIRFIHDCGVPVEELGKFFTKNPMIFSEHMDDLITRINYLEHKKFNKEMITTIIRKHPIWLSQSTVDIDTSLGFFQTNFYLTGDNIRNIVTKLPKLITWPKKSVNLIMFSMIEEMGFNRSERKRLLQIHPRLFTMSKNHLLQRFNYIHHTMDINHDRIVLEPQVMSSRLFRIKQRHEYLKYLNRAQYDPTKPNYVSLLKLVSGDDSEFCINIAKTSVEMFNSYLKTVQ from the coding sequence atgatattatttaaacgagtATTATCTtctaaaatcattaaacaaaaacaatttttcagaTGCTTTTGTTCCTCTGATAATACTTTAGAAACAATTAAATCTAATTCGATTCAATTGCCTAAGGAGTATAATGCTATTCCATTGGAACCCAACGTTActaatttttcaactattaGTCCAGCATTACTTCCTACATTTAATTTGGCTGCATATGTTAATGAGTCCCATTCACTACAACAGTTAGTCAAACTAGgtgttgaaatttataaatttgacaaTAATCCTAATTTAATGGAAATGATATTgaaattagattttgaacgTGATATGAAACCATATATAAGATTTATTCATGATTGTGGAGTACCAGTTGAAGAATTAGGaaaatttttcacaaaaaatcCCATGATATTTTCTGAACATATGGATGATTTAATAACccgaattaattatttagaacataaaaaattcaataaagaaATGATAACTACTATAATTCGAAAACACCCAATTTGGTTATCTCAAAGTACAGTTGATATTGATACCAGTCTTggattttttcaaacaaacttCTATCTTACTGGTGATAACATCCGTAATATAGTTactaaattaccaaaattaattacttggCCAAAAAAAtcggtaaatttaataatgttttcaatgATTGAAGAAATGGGTTTTAATAGAAGTGAAAGGAAAAGGCTATTACAAATTCATCCTAGATTATTTACAATGTctaaaaaccatttattacAACGATTCAACTACATTCATCATACTATGGATATAAATCACGACCGCATTGTCCTTGAACCTCAAGTGATGAGCAGTcgtttatttagaatcaaacAGAGAcatgagtatttaaaatatttaaatcgagCACAATATGATCCAACAAAGCCCAATTATGtatcacttttaaaattagtttcagGAGATGATTCAgagttttgtataaatattgctAAAACTAGTgttgaaatgtttaatagcTATTTAAAGACTGtccaataa
- the LOC114120815 gene encoding uncharacterized protein LOC114120815 isoform X2: MLIDLQSFLTSQILYKSLVINFAFLMVFVLLGSETEETYCALFAVIHNTLPLNYDGICFVTDYERALMNAVQQIFPNSNLLCYWFHYTQSVVRYCHRKVNGVLNLVKRHDLVARIFKMMLALLYLPAERGHPGCPNFCMENGLHTIVITNLHLTIS; the protein is encoded by the exons ATGCTAATAGACTTGCAATCTTTCCTGACATCTCAAATTCTGTACAAAAgcttagttattaatttc gcATTTCTAATGGTCTTTGTCCTTTTGGGGAGTGAGACAGAGGAAACATATTGTGCATTATTCGCTGTGATACACAATACTCTACCTTTGAACTATGATGGAATCTGTTTTGTTACTGATTATGAGCGTGCTCTTATGAATGCTGTCCAACAAATCTTCCCTAACAGTAACTTGCTATGCTATTGGTTCCATTATACTCAG tcAGTTGTTAGATATTGTCACCGAAAAGTGAATGGTGTCTTGAACTTGGTGAAGAGGCATGACTTGGTGGCTCGTATTTTCAAAATG atGCTAGCATTGCTTTATTTACCGGCTGAAAGGGGTCATCCGGGGTGCCCTAATTTTTGTATGGAAAATGGATTACATACGATTgtcattacaaatttacacCTTACAATTTCCTGA
- the LOC114120815 gene encoding uncharacterized protein LOC114120815 isoform X1 — MLIDLQSFLTSQILYKSLVINFVWAFLMVFVLLGSETEETYCALFAVIHNTLPLNYDGICFVTDYERALMNAVQQIFPNSNLLCYWFHYTQSVVRYCHRKVNGVLNLVKRHDLVARIFKMMLALLYLPAERGHPGCPNFCMENGLHTIVITNLHLTIS; from the exons ATGCTAATAGACTTGCAATCTTTCCTGACATCTCAAATTCTGTACAAAAgcttagttattaatttcgtATGG gcATTTCTAATGGTCTTTGTCCTTTTGGGGAGTGAGACAGAGGAAACATATTGTGCATTATTCGCTGTGATACACAATACTCTACCTTTGAACTATGATGGAATCTGTTTTGTTACTGATTATGAGCGTGCTCTTATGAATGCTGTCCAACAAATCTTCCCTAACAGTAACTTGCTATGCTATTGGTTCCATTATACTCAG tcAGTTGTTAGATATTGTCACCGAAAAGTGAATGGTGTCTTGAACTTGGTGAAGAGGCATGACTTGGTGGCTCGTATTTTCAAAATG atGCTAGCATTGCTTTATTTACCGGCTGAAAGGGGTCATCCGGGGTGCCCTAATTTTTGTATGGAAAATGGATTACATACGATTgtcattacaaatttacacCTTACAATTTCCTGA